DNA sequence from the Neochlamydia sp. AcF84 genome:
ATCGTATTTATTAAACTTCCCATGACGTAAATCATTTTTATATTCCGCTTCAAAATAGAGTACTCCTCTGTTATTCCAGTATTGAAAAAGGCCTTCTTTTTTTCCGTTTTGGTAGGTGCCACGTGAAGCTAGTTGCTCATTTTCGTGATAAGATAGAACTTCTCCATTTTTTTTTCCCTGAATATACTCTTCTTTACGACGAACTTTTCCATTGGGGAAGTATTCGAGGAGGGGGCCTTGCATAATATCATTTTTGTAAGACAAGGTGCGATGAGTTTTACCATCCTCGTAGTAGGTGGTACTCATCCCATCACGGACGCCTTGATGATAAAAGGTACTGCTGACCTTATTGCCAGCTTCATTATATTCTGCTAGCTCACCTTCAAGAAGTCCATTCACATAGTGAGCCTCTAGGGCTTTAACTTTAGGGTTAGCATCACCTGAAGGATAAAAAATTTGATGCAGGCCTTCCAAACGATTATTTTGGTAATGGGACTTCACGATAAGGCCATTTGGTTTACGGGTTTGATAAGGGCCTTCTAGATTACCATGCTGGTAATAACCTTGCTCGATAAGGATGCCCTCTTGATTCCATAAGGCCTTAAGGCCATGAAGGATGCCATGATCATATGTTAGTATGGCTTGAGGCTGGCCATTTTTATAAAAGCTTTTTTGTTCCCCATGCATCTTTCCTTCTAGATAATTTAACAGGTGGGAAAGATTTTGCTGACCAGTTATGGCATCAGGAGGATAAAGCTCACGCGCAGGCCCTGTTCGCAAGCCTTGCTGATAAGTGTATTCTTGATGAAGCGAGCCATTCTCGTACCAGGTAAAGGAATTGCCCTCAACTTTTCCGTGCTGATAGTTTAGCTGGCTAGCTTTTTGCCCATTAGGCCAAAATGTTTCTTCTTTGCCGTGTAATCTGCCTTTTTGATAGAAGCTGATGCGTTTGAGTTGACCATTACTGTGCCACTCTTGAACTTTATGAGTAGGTAGGTTTTGCTCAAAATGAGCTTCATATAAAAGTGTGCCTTCTTCATTCCATCGACGAAATTCGCCTTGTTGCTGGCCATGAGAATAGTTAGTGCTGTTTTTAAGTTGGCCATTGGGAAACCATTCTTCATAGAGCCCATGAAGGGCTCCTTTGATATAATGGGCTTGAATATTGAGTTTTCCATTAGGATACCATGTTTGACTAAGGCCATCCTTCGCATTTTCTTTATAGCTCTCCTTTAGAAAGAGTTGGCCATCCTCAAACCATTCTTCAAACAAGCCAGTTTTTTGATAGTTTGCATAGGTTATACGAAGCTTAGGTTGGCTATTTTTATGAAACTCTTCTTGTTTTCCATCTAATTGCCCGTTTTTATAGAAATAGCTACTTTTAAGTACTCCTGTAGGATACCATTCCTTGTAAGAGCCTTCGTAATTTCCATGGATAAGCCTATATTCAGCAAGTTTATTGCCGCTAGCGTCCAATTCTAAGATAGGCTCAAGTAAATGCCCATGAGGATCATAATGGGCGGATTTAGCGATTTTACCATTAGGATGGTTAAGAAAATGCAATCCTGTTGGAATGCCATGAATAAATTTTCCTTGGCCTATTAACTGCCCATCCTCATTAAAAAATTGTTCCAAGCCCTCTTTTTTTCCTAATGTATAGCTAACTCTGTAACTTTCTTTGCCATTAGGATGATATTTTACATGCTGACCGTTAGGCTGCCCATATAAAAAATCTTGAAACTCTTTTGTCATACGATTAGGATAATATAGATGGAAGGCAGGAACAGTTTTTCCATTATCAAGCAGCCCTAGATGGTAATGGGCTTCTGCTTTTAAAGAGCCATCCTCATACCATTCTTGGGCAAGTCCTTGTTTCAAACCTTGGTAATAATAGATAAGAGAAGCTCTTATTTTATTGAGATAAAAAGTTTCATATTGACCACTAAGCTGATCATTTTCATAAAAGCCTTTTTCTGCTATTTCTCCATTAGAATAACGAATCTCTAAGGGACCATGCTTAACATCTTGCTTCATATAATGAACACTTTCAATTAAGCCATTAGAAAAATATGTTCTGATGGGCCCATGAAGCTTGCCTTTATCGTAGAAAATAATTTTTTGAACAGAACCGTTTTCATTAAAAAATAGTCCAGGACCATGATAAACAGGACGTTGATCTAAATAGAGTAAATCCACTTCTCTTTCCGGATTAGCATTTTTTCTAAAGTGTATTTCTTTGGCCGGAACCCCTTCTTTACTCTCTCCAGAGGGTGCGTAATATAAGATAATTTTAGGGGTGCCATCCGGATGACTCTCGATAACTTCCAGGCGCCAATTGGGTTGAATTTCTTTTAAAGTGGTGATCACAGCTTCCGTAATGGGAAGCTCACCAGCTTGGTGCAAGGTCTGATCTTGGCTAAAGCCTTTAGTAAAGAAGCTGAAAATAATAAGAAATAAAGTAGGGCATAAAAAATACATGAAATACCTTAAATGAAAACTTTTTTTAATTTAACTACCCTTTAATTTCATTTTTTTCTAAAGTTGGCAACGATAAAGTAGCAATTATTCCTATAATGAAAAAAACACCTAGGATGCTTAAAGCATAGACAGGAGCATGCTCATTAAAAAATCTCGTCATTAAACCACCCCCGCCCTGTCCTAAGCCTTCCGATACACACCAAGCCATACCCATCAAGAAGGCGCTTACCATACCGGGACTTTCAGGGACCATCCAATGGCCAAAAGCGATCAATACTGAATTAACAGTGGTGAAAAAAGCCCCCAATAAAAAAATTAGAGCAACGAACGTAATATTGTCAAAGGTAGGATAAAGCAAAAATATATAAAAAGCTATCATGGCCGCCACTGTAGCCCATAGGATAACTCTCTTAGGCGAATATCGATCAGATAGATAGCCTGCCGGAATCAACATCACAGCGCCTCCTAAGATAAGAAAAAGATGGCCGCCGCCATGGCAAATCCAAGGGTTGTAGCCTTTACATATTAAAGTGTCGGGCAGAAGAAAAATGGTAGCCCAAAAAAGCGTTTGATTGCAGACTTGCGCGATATACAAGAGACGTAGATTGCGATTTTTGAACATCCTAAAAAGAGCTCTGAGATTAACATCATGGGCAGATTGAATAGGGGTAAAATTGTGGATTCCTTGGAGACCATAGAATGAAGTAAATACCAAAAGGATTGCCGGTAGGACTAAAATGGCCGTGGCACCATGTAAAGCAGAATGAAAGTAAGTGTAGATAATTTGGCTGCTTGCAAGCCCTAAAGCTCCTCCGGAAGCAAAGATAGCAATTACCATTGCTTTGCGATGAGGTGTTAAAGCTCCAGCTAAGCTAGTCGCTGCAGGATGAAAAGCTCCCGACCCTACACAAGTAATAGAATAAATCAATAGAAGCATCCAATAGTTTGTAGAGTAAGCTAAAAAGGTGTTGGCAGCCGTAAATAA
Encoded proteins:
- a CDS encoding toxin-antitoxin system YwqK family antitoxin; protein product: MYFLCPTLFLIIFSFFTKGFSQDQTLHQAGELPITEAVITTLKEIQPNWRLEVIESHPDGTPKIILYYAPSGESKEGVPAKEIHFRKNANPEREVDLLYLDQRPVYHGPGLFFNENGSVQKIIFYDKGKLHGPIRTYFSNGLIESVHYMKQDVKHGPLEIRYSNGEIAEKGFYENDQLSGQYETFYLNKIRASLIYYYQGLKQGLAQEWYEDGSLKAEAHYHLGLLDNGKTVPAFHLYYPNRMTKEFQDFLYGQPNGQHVKYHPNGKESYRVSYTLGKKEGLEQFFNEDGQLIGQGKFIHGIPTGLHFLNHPNGKIAKSAHYDPHGHLLEPILELDASGNKLAEYRLIHGNYEGSYKEWYPTGVLKSSYFYKNGQLDGKQEEFHKNSQPKLRITYANYQKTGLFEEWFEDGQLFLKESYKENAKDGLSQTWYPNGKLNIQAHYIKGALHGLYEEWFPNGQLKNSTNYSHGQQQGEFRRWNEEGTLLYEAHFEQNLPTHKVQEWHSNGQLKRISFYQKGRLHGKEETFWPNGQKASQLNYQHGKVEGNSFTWYENGSLHQEYTYQQGLRTGPARELYPPDAITGQQNLSHLLNYLEGKMHGEQKSFYKNGQPQAILTYDHGILHGLKALWNQEGILIEQGYYQHGNLEGPYQTRKPNGLIVKSHYQNNRLEGLHQIFYPSGDANPKVKALEAHYVNGLLEGELAEYNEAGNKVSSTFYHQGVRDGMSTTYYEDGKTHRTLSYKNDIMQGPLLEYFPNGKVRRKEEYIQGKKNGEVLSYHENEQLASRGTYQNGKKEGLFQYWNNRGVLYFEAEYKNDLRHGKFNKYDQIGHPRVLQTYQEDKLIDKKKLNEEINH
- a CDS encoding MFS transporter, encoding MIRPLIFIWLAHFLVDFMIGIWAMYKTLAHLDLFLAGTISAAGAFFGEGMQIFFGPLSDRGWRKQLICLGVLFTAANTFLAYSTNYWMLLLIYSITCVGSGAFHPAATSLAGALTPHRKAMVIAIFASGGALGLASSQIIYTYFHSALHGATAILVLPAILLVFTSFYGLQGIHNFTPIQSAHDVNLRALFRMFKNRNLRLLYIAQVCNQTLFWATIFLLPDTLICKGYNPWICHGGGHLFLILGGAVMLIPAGYLSDRYSPKRVILWATVAAMIAFYIFLLYPTFDNITFVALIFLLGAFFTTVNSVLIAFGHWMVPESPGMVSAFLMGMAWCVSEGLGQGGGGLMTRFFNEHAPVYALSILGVFFIIGIIATLSLPTLEKNEIKG